One Elusimicrobiota bacterium DNA segment encodes these proteins:
- a CDS encoding DNA recombination protein RmuC: MSQLFFFILAALAGGAVSAAVFYLVFFSLRKNEEAERLRLKDDLKGLLELAGQKFETERVRHEAQLDEKRKSVETAVAQLSQRLRDYEVLVRSFESERQEKYGSLEKSLRDASETTGKLAATTEGLRALLDNSRARGQWGERMADDILRACGLQENVQYLKNRSQDTVGTRPDFTFLLPDRHKFHMDVKFPLDNYLRLVNAAATEEKERHKADFLKDVKARIKEIQRRDYINPGEQTLDYVLLFIPNEQVYGFIHEACPGLIDEALAQKVVLCSPFTLYAVISVVRQAFENFHFTQATQEVIKLISAFSAAYQKFRERFSDLGERLGKAQDLYHDISETSFRRLEASIQKIEKVRRGESAALEDSSSSTAEVPVKE; the protein is encoded by the coding sequence GTGAGCCAGCTTTTTTTCTTCATCCTGGCGGCCTTGGCCGGGGGCGCCGTTTCGGCCGCGGTCTTTTACCTGGTTTTCTTTTCCCTACGCAAGAACGAGGAGGCCGAAAGGCTGCGCCTCAAGGATGATTTGAAGGGACTTTTGGAGCTGGCCGGCCAGAAATTCGAGACCGAGAGGGTGCGCCACGAGGCGCAGCTCGATGAGAAGCGCAAATCGGTGGAAACGGCCGTGGCCCAGCTTTCCCAGCGCCTCAGGGATTACGAGGTTCTGGTGAGAAGCTTCGAGTCGGAGCGCCAGGAGAAATACGGCTCCCTCGAGAAAAGCCTGCGCGACGCATCGGAAACCACCGGGAAGCTCGCCGCCACGACGGAGGGCCTGAGGGCCTTGCTCGACAATTCGCGGGCCCGCGGGCAGTGGGGAGAGCGCATGGCCGATGACATCCTGCGCGCATGCGGGCTCCAGGAGAACGTCCAATACTTGAAGAACCGCTCCCAGGACACGGTGGGGACGCGCCCCGATTTCACCTTCCTCCTGCCGGATCGGCACAAATTTCACATGGACGTGAAGTTCCCCTTGGACAATTACCTGCGCCTGGTCAACGCCGCCGCCACTGAGGAGAAAGAGCGGCACAAGGCCGACTTTCTCAAGGACGTGAAGGCCCGGATCAAGGAAATACAGCGCCGGGACTATATCAATCCCGGCGAGCAGACCTTGGACTATGTGCTCCTATTTATTCCCAACGAGCAGGTTTACGGCTTCATCCACGAGGCCTGTCCCGGCTTGATTGACGAGGCCTTGGCCCAGAAGGTGGTGCTGTGCTCTCCCTTCACGCTTTATGCCGTGATCTCCGTGGTGCGCCAAGCCTTCGAGAATTTCCACTTCACCCAGGCCACCCAGGAGGTGATCAAGCTGATCTCCGCCTTCTCCGCGGCCTATCAGAAATTCCGCGAGAGGTTCTCCGACCTGGGAGAGAGGCTCGGCAAGGCCCAGGACCTTTACCATGACATCAGCGAAACAAGCTTCCGGCGCCTGGAAGCCTCCATCCAGAAGATAGAGAAGGTCCGCCGCGGGGAGTCAGCGGCGCTGGAGGATTCCTCCTCCAGCACGGCGGAGGTTCCTGTTAAGGAGTAG
- a CDS encoding cold shock domain-containing protein, translating to MAIRGKVKWFNDQKGYGFIIPDDGSPDVFVHHTSIQGQGFKTLAENQSVEFELLNSDKGPKASNVSKI from the coding sequence ATGGCTATCAGAGGCAAAGTGAAGTGGTTCAACGACCAGAAAGGCTACGGGTTCATCATCCCTGATGACGGCTCCCCCGATGTTTTCGTGCACCATACTTCCATCCAGGGGCAGGGATTTAAGACTCTCGCGGAGAATCAGAGCGTGGAATTCGAGCTGCTGAACTCCGACAAAGGCCCCAAGGCCTCCAACGTCAGCAAGATCTAG
- a CDS encoding trehalose-6-phosphate synthase: MSLSAALVAALSTYFQARQETKELRSELQRRSAALAESLKESLEPALIQTDAKEMLRVLRRNAARERLLGAGIFDAQARTVAATAGTERRLKSLESLLKRAAGLESPPPPVSRRGFWGEEMVFVYPLAAERGPAGSLLLIHDTSYIQSQIRLLWRHNFFRLLFHALVILLVSLWVIRWNIMAPIDHLAEWMKQVRTGQAPRDLSPPAGLLEPVAKEAVHLAQSLTAARAAAEEEARLRQEVQSVWTAERLKEHVRAKLEGRPLFVVANREPYMHERRGKRLEVVTPASGLVTGVEPVLLACGGTWVGQGAGDADRETADERGRVRVPPDEPKYTLKRVWLSKEEEEGYYYGFSNEGLWPLCHIAHTRPIFRSEDWKQYQDVNRKFADALLEELDPIQEPCVLIQDYHFALLPRLIKEARPDARVAIFWHIPWPNPEAFGICPWQREILDGMLGADLVGFHIQYHCNNFLETVDRALECRIEWERFAVHRRGHVTTVKPFPISIALPEPVPSRGAAPGKETLLKGLGVKARWMGVGVDRVDYTKGIIERFRAIERFLEKNPVYQGEFVFVEIGAPSRTHIKSYQDLEADVEAEAERINRRFSAKDYRPIVLLKKHHSHKEIDPYYRAADLCMVTSLHDGMNLVAKEFVAAREDEQGVLILSHFTGAARELRDALVVNPYDTERTAQAIKTALEMDPEERARRMLSMRRILKEYNVYFWAGRLIEDLTAIRLPASAGQKTS; this comes from the coding sequence ATGTCCTTATCCGCGGCCTTGGTCGCCGCGCTATCGACTTATTTCCAGGCCAGGCAGGAAACCAAGGAACTCCGATCCGAGCTCCAGCGCAGGAGCGCGGCCCTGGCCGAGAGCCTCAAGGAGTCCCTGGAGCCGGCCTTGATCCAAACCGACGCCAAGGAGATGCTCCGCGTCCTTCGCCGCAACGCCGCGCGCGAGCGGCTCCTGGGGGCCGGGATATTCGACGCCCAGGCCCGGACCGTGGCCGCCACTGCGGGGACGGAGAGGCGCTTGAAGAGCCTCGAGTCCCTCCTTAAGCGCGCGGCGGGCCTGGAGTCTCCGCCTCCTCCTGTGAGCCGGAGGGGCTTCTGGGGCGAGGAGATGGTTTTCGTCTATCCTCTCGCGGCGGAGCGGGGCCCGGCGGGCTCCCTCCTCCTGATCCACGACACCTCCTACATCCAAAGCCAGATACGGCTGCTCTGGAGGCACAATTTCTTCAGATTGCTTTTTCACGCCCTCGTCATACTCCTCGTGAGCTTGTGGGTGATTCGTTGGAATATCATGGCCCCCATAGATCATTTGGCGGAGTGGATGAAGCAGGTGCGCACCGGCCAAGCCCCGCGGGACCTCAGCCCTCCGGCGGGGCTTCTGGAGCCCGTGGCCAAGGAGGCCGTCCACTTGGCGCAAAGCCTGACCGCGGCTCGCGCCGCGGCGGAAGAGGAGGCGCGTCTGAGGCAGGAGGTCCAATCCGTTTGGACGGCCGAGCGCTTGAAGGAGCATGTCCGGGCCAAACTCGAGGGTCGCCCGCTTTTCGTCGTGGCCAACCGCGAGCCATACATGCACGAGCGCCGGGGCAAGCGCTTGGAGGTGGTGACCCCGGCCAGCGGCCTGGTGACCGGGGTCGAGCCCGTCCTCCTGGCCTGCGGCGGCACCTGGGTCGGCCAGGGCGCAGGCGACGCCGACCGCGAGACCGCGGACGAGCGCGGCCGGGTCCGGGTGCCTCCGGACGAGCCCAAGTACACCTTGAAGCGCGTGTGGCTCAGCAAGGAGGAGGAGGAGGGCTATTATTACGGCTTCTCCAACGAGGGGCTTTGGCCGCTCTGCCATATCGCGCACACCAGGCCCATTTTCAGGTCCGAGGATTGGAAGCAGTACCAGGACGTCAACCGAAAGTTCGCTGACGCCCTGCTCGAGGAATTGGACCCTATCCAAGAGCCCTGCGTCCTGATCCAGGACTATCATTTTGCGCTTTTGCCGCGCCTCATTAAGGAAGCCCGGCCGGACGCCAGGGTGGCCATTTTTTGGCACATTCCCTGGCCGAACCCCGAGGCTTTCGGGATATGCCCTTGGCAGAGGGAGATCCTGGATGGGATGCTGGGAGCGGATTTGGTGGGGTTCCACATCCAGTACCATTGCAACAACTTCCTCGAGACCGTGGACCGGGCCCTGGAGTGCCGCATCGAATGGGAGCGCTTCGCCGTGCATCGGCGGGGCCATGTCACGACGGTCAAACCCTTCCCCATCAGCATCGCCCTCCCGGAGCCGGTGCCTTCCCGGGGCGCAGCTCCTGGAAAAGAGACCCTGCTCAAGGGGCTGGGCGTCAAGGCGCGCTGGATGGGAGTGGGGGTGGACCGCGTGGACTACACCAAGGGGATCATCGAGCGCTTCCGGGCCATCGAGCGCTTCCTCGAAAAGAATCCCGTCTATCAAGGGGAGTTCGTCTTCGTGGAGATAGGGGCGCCCAGCCGCACCCATATCAAAAGCTACCAGGACTTGGAGGCCGATGTGGAGGCGGAGGCCGAGCGTATTAACCGGCGGTTTTCCGCCAAGGACTACCGGCCCATCGTCCTTCTCAAGAAGCACCACAGCCACAAGGAGATAGACCCCTACTATCGCGCGGCCGACCTGTGCATGGTGACGTCGCTCCACGATGGAATGAACCTGGTGGCAAAGGAGTTCGTGGCGGCGAGGGAGGATGAGCAGGGCGTGCTGATCTTGAGCCATTTTACGGGGGCCGCGCGCGAGCTGCGCGACGCCTTGGTCGTCAACCCCTACGACACAGAGCGCACGGCCCAAGCGATCAAAACGGCTCTGGAGATGGATCCGGAGGAGCGGGCGCGCCGGATGTTGAGCATGCGGCGCATCCTCAAGGAATACAACGTCTATTTTTGGGCTGGGCGCCTCATCGAGGATTTGACCGCGATACGCCTTCCCGCCTCGGCCGGACAAAAAACGTCTTAA